Proteins from a single region of Hordeum vulgare subsp. vulgare chromosome 6H, MorexV3_pseudomolecules_assembly, whole genome shotgun sequence:
- the LOC123402967 gene encoding two-component response regulator ORR11 encodes MSSVAGGVVGTTAVLPGAGGGAPLHVLAVDDSSVDRAVISGILRSSRFRVTAVDSGKRALELLGSEPNVSMIITDYWMPEMTGYELLKKVKESSTLKQIPVVIMSSENVPTRISRCLEEGAEDFLMKPVRPSDVSRVFNRVLP; translated from the exons ATGTCGAGCGTCGCCGGAGGCGTGGTTgggacgacggccgtgttgccgggggccggcggcggcgcgccTCTTCACGTTCTCGCCGTGGACGATAGCTCCGTCGACCGCGCCGTCATCTCCGGCATCCTTCGCAGCTCTCGGTTTCGTG TGACGGCCGTGGATAGCGGGAAGAGGGCCCTGGAGCTGCTAGGATCG GAGCCTAATGTGAGCATGATAATTACGGATTACTGGATGCCGGAGATGACGGGATACGAGCTCCTAAAGAAGGTCAAG GAGTCATCCACGCTGAAGCAGATCCCCGTGGTGATCATGTCCTCGGAGAACGTGCCGACAAGGATCAGCAG ATGCTTGGAGGAAGGCGCAGAGGATTTCCTGATGAAGCCCGTCCGGCCGTCCGACGTGTCGCGGGTGTTCAACCGGGTGCTCCCATGA